From one Anopheles cruzii chromosome 3, idAnoCruzAS_RS32_06, whole genome shotgun sequence genomic stretch:
- the LOC128270542 gene encoding homeobox protein H2.0-like, whose protein sequence is MNSLTGLASIKALLQIEDFPSPSSSILQCKTGLGHAVVSRRKRSWSRAVFSNLQRKGLERTFQDQKYITKPERKRLAANLGLHDAQVKVWFQNRRMKWRHMIKSTQLPLIPGSVSIIKGSSEGVTATEHYSNTNKICTLNINENIEDIDVTID, encoded by the exons ATGAACAGCCTAACCGGTCTTGCAAGCATTAAAGCTTTGTTGCAAATTGAAGACTTCCCGTCACCTTCTAGCAGCATATTGCAGTGTAAAACAGGACTCGGACATGCAGTCGTATCTCGCCGCAAGCGATCTTGGTCAAGGGCAGTATTCAGTAATTTACAGCGGAAAGGACTAGAGCGCACCTTTCAGGATCAAAAATACATCACCAAACCCGAAAGGAAACGTTTAGCTGCCAATCTTGGTTTGCATGATGCCCAG GTTAAAGTTTGGTTTCAAAACCGTCGCATGAAATGGCGTCATATGATAAAAAGTACGCAGCTGCCTCTCATTCCAGGAAGTGTATCAATCATTAAAGGATCTTCGGAAGGAGTCACAGCAACTGAACATTATTCTAATACGAATAAAATCTGTACACTCAATATCAACGAAAATATCGAAGACATAGATGTTACTATAGACTAA